The Setaria italica strain Yugu1 chromosome IX, Setaria_italica_v2.0, whole genome shotgun sequence genome has a window encoding:
- the LOC101776617 gene encoding putative ripening-related protein 7, whose protein sequence is MADAKNMVVLSRSLLCSRFPATLPGGTSRVVGGRRLRHKKAPHHHPGGHHGGGTPAVMTVNGFRRGESDGHFHSDGELIVALSTEWFARGRRCHRRIRITSARHGRTVEARVVDECDSRRGCRHNIVDSSPAVWRALGLDTDVGEVPVTWSDP, encoded by the exons ATGGCGGACGCGAAGAATATGGTGGTGCTCTCGCGGTCCTTGCTCTGCTCCAGGTTTCCTGCGACGCTGCCCGGTG GGACCAGCCGTGTCGTCGGGGGGCGCCGGCTGCGCCACAAGAAGGcaccccaccaccacccgggcggccaccacggcggcggcacccCGGCCGTGATGACGGTGAACGGGTTCAGGCGCGGCGAGAGCGACGGCCACTTCCACAGCGACGGCGAGCTGATCGTGGCGCTGTCCACGGAGTGGTTCGCGCGCGGGCGCCGGTGCCACAGGAGGATCCGCATCACGAGCGCGCGCCACGGGCGCACCGTGGAGGCGCGGGTCGTGGACGAGTGCGACTCCCGCCGCGGGTGCCGCCACAACATCGTCGactcgtcgccggcggtgtgGAGGGCGCTCGGGCTCGACACCGACGTCGGCGAGGTGCCCGTCACGTGGTCCGACCCCTGA
- the LOC106804515 gene encoding uncharacterized protein LOC106804515 encodes MYFDGSVMGLDARAGVVLISQGGNRLRYVICLHFNASNNIAEYKALINGLRIAIELGAMRLYVRGDLELVVDQVMKESSCKTPLMAAYCQEVRKLEGKLRGIELHHIPRRDNNATDSLAKLAAKRDLPPDGVFVNNLHEPSVHIRVNLT; translated from the coding sequence atgtacttcgatgggtcggTCATGGGCCTCGACGCGAGGGCTGGAGTGGTCCTAATCTCCCAAGGGGGAAACAGGCTTCGCTACGTAATCTGCCTCCACTTCAATGCCTCAAACAACATCGCAGAATACAAAGCCCTCATCAATGGGCTACGTATCGCCATTGAGCTCGGCGCGATGCGGCTCTACGTCCGCGGTGACTTGGAATTAGTGGTCgaccaagtcatgaaggagtcctCCTGCAAAACTCCACTCATGGCAGCGTACTGCCAAGAGGTACGCAAGCTCGAGGGCAAGTTACGAGGAATCGAGTTGCACCACATCCCGCGAAGAGATAACAACGCCACCGACTCCCTCGCAAAATTAGCAGCCAAGCGGGATCTACCCCCGGACGGGGTCTTCGTGAACAACCTCCATGAGCCATCTGTCCACATTCGAGTGAATCTGACCTAG
- the LOC106804516 gene encoding uncharacterized protein LOC106804516 — protein MDKFTKWIKAKPITNIRLEEAVEFFLDIIYQFDVPNYIITNNGTNFTCKKFLNFYDGYGIKVDWASVGHSRTNDQVERANSMVLQGLKPWFTPFSLVYGAEAVLPSDLDYGAPRVKVFDPDRAAEAQQDAVELLKEARETAIIRFARY, from the exons AtggacaagttcaccaagtggatcaaggcgAAGCCCATCACCAACATCCGCTTAGAAGAAGCGGTCGAGTTCTTCCTCGACATCATCTACCAGTTCGACGTCCCTAACTACATCATCACAAACAACGGAACCAACTTCACCTGCAAGAAGTTCCTGAATTTCTATGATGGTTATGGCATCAAGGTCGACTGGGCCTCAGTCGGACACTCGCGGACCAACGATCAAGTCGAGCGGGCCAATAGCATGGTCCTCCAAGGACTCAAGCCAT GGTTCACCCCCTTTTCCTTGGTGTACGGTGCTGAGGCAGTATTGCCATCCGACCTCGACTACGGCGCTCCAAGGGTAAAGGTGTTCGACCCTGACCGAGCCGCGGAGGCTCAACAGGATGCGGTTGAACTACTCAAGGAGGCGCGCGAGACGGCGATCATTCGCTTTGCCCGTTACTAG
- the LOC101776216 gene encoding uncharacterized protein LOC101776216: MAIFLLVALSATHLAFSLRPGGGLGVCRASGYLPGRSGNCEKSNDPDCCEDGKKYPQYRCSPPVTASNKAVLTLNSFEKGKDGGGPSECDNAYHSDEEKVVALSTGWFSNMARCGHRIKISANGNSVYAKVVDECDSVHGCDDEHNFEPPCDNNIVDASPAVWDALGLDQSLGMVDITWSEEIRIAILKQEMRATGTSHKCIVVSLAFPCRARLFKRPEARTPQALPTASHQVLQRELNTWAAMARSLSSKLAFLAVLVLLLQASSLAVARRHHHDEPDPCRDGAPGLLGHKDHRCSSPAVSPHGGTRAVMTVNGFEKGQDGGDPSECDGRYHDNSEMIAALSTRWYAGGRRCHKAIRITNAHNGRTVVARVVDECDSRHGCKDNIVDTSKAVWEALGLDTKIGEVPVTWSDA; encoded by the exons ATGGCGATCTTCCTCCTGGTTGCTCTCTCCGCCACCCACTTGGCGTTCTCcctccgccccggcggcggcctcggcgtgTGCCGCGCCAGCGGCTACCTCCCCGGCCGGTCCGGCAACTGCGAAAAGAGCAACGACCCGGACTGCTGCGAGGACGGCAAGAAGTACCCGCAGTACCGGTGCTCGCCGCCGGTGACGGCGAGCAACAAGGCCGTGCTGACGCTCAACAGCTTCGAGAAAggcaaggacggcggcggcccgtcGGAGTGCGACAACGCGTACCACAGCGACGAGGAGAAGGTGGTGGCGCTCTCCACGGGGTGGTTCAGCAACATGGCGCGCTGCGGGCACCGCATCAAGATCTCCGCCAACGGAAACTCCGTGTACGCCAAGGTGGTGGACGAGTGCGACTCCGTCCACGGCTGCGACGACGAGCACAACTTCGAGCCGCCCTGCGACAACAACATCGTCGACGCCTCGCCGGCGGTCTGGGACGCCCTGGGGCTCGACCAGAGCCTCGGCATGGTGGACATCACATGGTCTGAGGA GATTCGTATCGCAATCCTCAAACAAGAGATGCGCGCGACTGGCACGAGCCACAAGTGCATCGTCGTGTCCCTCGCCTTCCCCTGCCGCGCGCGCCTATTTAAACGGCCCGAGGCTCGCACACCTCAAGCACTACCCACGGCAAGCCACCAAGTCCTACAGCGGGAGCTCAACACTTGGGCAGCAATGGCGAGGTCGTTGTCGTCCAAGCTTGCGTTCCTGGCCGTGCTCGTCCTGCTGCTGCAGGCATCGTCGCTCGCCGTGGCCCGGCGCCACCACCATGACGAGCCTGACCCGTGCCGCGACGGCGCCCCGGGCCTGCTGGGCCACAAGGACCACCGCTGCTCGTCCCCGGCGGTGTCGCCGCACGGCGGCACGCGCGCGGTGATGACGGTGAACGGGTTCGAGAagggccaggacggcggggACCCGTCGGAGTGCGACGGCAGGTACCACGACAACAGCGAGATGATCGCGGCGCTGTCGACTAGGTGGtacgccggcgggcggcggtgccaCAAGGCGATCCGCATCACGAACGCGCACAACGGGCGCACCGTTGTGGCACGGGTCGTCGACGAGTGCGACTCCCGGCACGGCTGCAAGGACAACATCGTCGACACGTCCAAGGCCGTCTGGGAGGCGCTGGGGCTCGACACCAAGATCGGCGAGGTCCCCGTCACCTGGTCCGATGCCTGA